In the genome of Myxococcus stipitatus, one region contains:
- a CDS encoding DUF4291 domain-containing protein, producing the protein MSATREVRADYDRTSIVMYQAYPDAIADVAVKAQTFRPPFSTGRMTWIKPSFLWLMHRSNWGRKSGQERTLAVRIRRAGWVEALSAAVLTSFEPKAHASPEAWRKAFEAAPVHVQWDPERTLRGAGLPHDSIQVGLGRAIIQRFVDDWIVSITDLTPLVQKMRKHLDEGRADHAARLLPKEAVFPVPDALMRPLGM; encoded by the coding sequence GTGAGCGCCACCCGAGAAGTCCGCGCCGACTACGACCGGACATCCATCGTGATGTATCAGGCCTACCCGGATGCCATCGCGGACGTGGCGGTGAAGGCGCAGACGTTCCGCCCGCCCTTCTCGACGGGACGGATGACGTGGATCAAACCCAGCTTCCTGTGGCTCATGCATCGCTCCAACTGGGGGCGCAAGAGCGGACAGGAGCGGACGCTCGCGGTGCGAATCCGGCGCGCGGGCTGGGTGGAGGCGCTCAGCGCCGCGGTGCTCACGAGCTTCGAGCCCAAGGCCCACGCCTCCCCAGAGGCCTGGCGCAAGGCGTTCGAGGCCGCCCCCGTCCATGTCCAGTGGGACCCCGAGCGCACGCTGCGCGGAGCCGGACTGCCGCATGACAGCATCCAGGTCGGCCTGGGCCGAGCCATCATCCAGCGCTTCGTGGATGACTGGATTGTCTCCATCACCGACCTGACGCCGCTCGTGCAGAAGATGCGCAAGCACCTGGACGAAGGGCGCGCGGACCATGCCGCTCGACTCCTGCCCAAGGAAGCCGTCTTTCCAGTGCCAGACGCGCTGATGCGTCCCCTGGGAATGTGA